In Sulfolobales archaeon, one DNA window encodes the following:
- a CDS encoding pyridoxal phosphate-dependent aminotransferase: MAGVSRRVLSIMPSPTMWIQEMVSMLRSRGFNPYALHVGQPGIPPPRELMDSLLESLRSRVSDIYLYTYTSPRGLQELREAVSEDLAALGRPMPNPRRGVVITTGGIEGLYASIASTTDQGDPVGIVVPAYFHFYSILGLLGNRIVESISYPELSLSEEMLKDLFSKTRAVIIANPDNPTGRVLNSSEARLLADLACDRRVYLIHDIAYYTLYYEAERVWPERWCYEYVITVGTYSKDPGIPGWRLGFIAAEENIADAIAHAREATSYNAPLPSQLLILEYLRGRYREKFLPKIIEEYRSRRDELVKSLEKLLPEARYRRPEAGIFIYVDLSKYLSKPSDQWARELASEKGVIVVPGTLFGPGGEKWVRLSFSWEDKYRLREAVEIMSSYLINRARSGLHSIERS, encoded by the coding sequence ATGGCCGGGGTTTCTAGAAGGGTTCTCTCCATCATGCCCAGCCCCACCATGTGGATCCAAGAGATGGTTTCTATGCTGAGGTCTAGGGGTTTCAACCCCTATGCCCTACATGTCGGCCAGCCAGGTATACCGCCTCCTAGGGAGCTTATGGATAGCCTGTTGGAGAGTCTTAGAAGCAGGGTTAGCGATATATATCTCTACACATACACATCCCCCAGGGGGCTTCAAGAGCTTAGAGAGGCTGTTTCAGAGGATCTAGCTGCTCTAGGCAGGCCGATGCCAAATCCTAGGAGAGGTGTTGTGATCACTACAGGGGGTATTGAAGGGCTATATGCTTCGATAGCATCTACAACAGATCAAGGTGATCCTGTTGGGATAGTTGTCCCAGCTTATTTCCATTTCTACTCAATCCTAGGACTTCTAGGCAACAGGATTGTTGAGTCGATCTCATATCCAGAGCTATCCCTCTCAGAAGAGATGTTGAAAGACCTATTCTCGAAGACCAGAGCTGTTATAATAGCCAACCCCGATAACCCTACTGGAAGAGTTCTCAACAGCTCTGAGGCGAGACTCCTAGCGGATCTGGCATGTGATAGGAGGGTATATCTCATCCACGATATAGCATATTATACACTCTATTACGAGGCTGAGAGAGTCTGGCCTGAGAGATGGTGCTACGAATATGTGATCACTGTTGGGACATATAGCAAGGATCCTGGTATCCCGGGGTGGAGGCTCGGCTTTATAGCTGCTGAGGAAAACATAGCAGATGCTATAGCACATGCTAGAGAGGCCACAAGCTATAATGCCCCTCTACCATCTCAACTACTGATTCTAGAGTATCTGAGGGGGAGATATAGGGAGAAGTTCCTGCCAAAGATTATAGAGGAATATAGATCGAGGAGGGATGAGCTTGTAAAAAGCCTAGAGAAGCTCCTGCCAGAAGCTAGATATAGAAGGCCTGAGGCTGGTATCTTCATCTATGTAGATCTATCTAAATATCTATCAAAACCCTCAGACCAATGGGCTAGAGAATTAGCTAGCGAAAAGGGAGTAATAGTAGTTCCAGGAACACTCTTCGGTCCTGGAGGGGAGAAGTGGGTTAGACTTAGCTTTTCATGGGAAGATAAGTATAGATTGAGAGAAGCGGTAGAGATAATGTCATCATATCTCATAAATAGAGCGAGATCTGGGCTTCATAGCATTGAAAGGAGTTAG
- a CDS encoding IS200/IS605 family accessory protein TnpB-related protein encodes MEKLLKILKRTIILEGWTNRFGRQALREISEAYRTMLREMLDYAIEHSASQETLHRIFYNRFREEYPWLPTRVIKGCYRDAVRRAKSFRKKKKKGQARKDKPEIRSITITYSDSQDWRLREGYIELRTHRGWIRIIYRNHKQLHRYLYNNWKPSSELKLKLSNGRILVYLTLVKEFEILYRPGNAVAVDINENNVTLAVFVDRRLHEIYRVETNIGRIVIAYSERRRRIAENRSTRDRVARKALRRLREGERKEEIIYKTARIIEEIARRYDAAVVIGNAHRGKNRMASKASKKNLRHRIHQWCASKLVEILNNKPLYVVEESEAYSSSRDPFSRKPIKNYTPSVIRVALRGGRRVKVIKIQLRLARLSNGLTMDRDMIGAINIGLRYLSPDGRGVAFPSTEPHEVWVKLLIPHQGLTPLTELKLTKNN; translated from the coding sequence TTGGAGAAGCTCTTAAAGATCCTTAAAAGAACAATAATCCTGGAAGGCTGGACTAATAGGTTTGGTAGGCAGGCTCTTAGAGAGATTTCTGAAGCTTATAGAACAATGCTTCGGGAAATGCTAGACTATGCTATAGAGCATAGTGCTTCTCAAGAAACATTACATAGGATCTTCTACAATAGGTTTAGAGAGGAATATCCATGGCTTCCCACAAGGGTTATCAAGGGATGCTATAGAGATGCTGTTAGAAGGGCTAAATCATTTAGAAAGAAGAAAAAGAAGGGGCAGGCTAGAAAGGATAAGCCAGAGATAAGGAGTATAACGATAACATATTCTGATTCCCAGGATTGGAGATTGAGAGAAGGATATATAGAGCTTAGAACACATAGAGGATGGATCAGAATAATCTATAGAAATCATAAACAGCTACATAGATATCTCTATAACAATTGGAAACCATCTAGCGAGTTGAAGCTAAAACTATCCAATGGGAGGATCCTTGTGTATCTAACCCTTGTAAAAGAATTCGAGATATTATATAGACCTGGCAATGCTGTTGCAGTGGATATAAATGAGAATAATGTTACACTAGCTGTTTTTGTAGATAGGAGATTACATGAGATCTATAGGGTTGAGACTAACATTGGTAGAATAGTTATAGCTTATTCTGAGAGGAGGAGAAGGATAGCGGAGAATAGATCCACTAGGGATAGGGTTGCTAGGAAAGCCCTTAGAAGGCTTCGTGAGGGGGAGAGGAAAGAAGAGATCATATACAAGACAGCTAGGATCATCGAGGAAATTGCAAGGAGATATGATGCAGCTGTAGTTATTGGAAATGCCCATAGAGGTAAGAATAGAATGGCTAGCAAGGCTAGTAAGAAAAATCTTAGGCATAGGATCCACCAGTGGTGCGCCTCAAAGCTAGTAGAGATATTGAATAATAAACCATTATATGTTGTTGAGGAGTCAGAGGCATATTCCTCCTCTAGAGATCCTTTTAGCAGGAAGCCTATCAAAAACTATACCCCCTCTGTGATTCGCGTTGCGTTGAGAGGGGGTAGAAGGGTAAAGGTCATAAAAATACAGCTGAGGCTAGCAAGGCTGAGCAATGGATTAACCATGGATAGAGACATGATAGGTGCTATAAACATAGGTTTGAGATATCTATCACCAGATGGGAGGGGCGTGGCGTTCCCCTCGACAGAGCCCCATGAGGTGTGGGTGAAGCTATTGATCCCACACCAAGGGCTAACCCCTCTCACGGAACTAAAACTAACGAAAAATAACTAA
- the icd gene encoding isocitrate dehydrogenase (NADP(+)), translated as MIASLEKIRPPDEGSFIEYVDGAYRVPSKPIIAYIEGDGIGPEVVSSARRVLDAAVEKVYGGSRRIIWWELYAGYKAEKLFGTLLPEDTLRGMMLAKVTLKGPLETPIGTGHRSINVAIRQKLDLYSNIRPVRYFRGVPAPSRYAEKINLVIFRENTEDVYAGIEWQAGSREALKVIEFLHREFGIELTPDTGIGVKPISEYRTKRHVRKALRYAIQHKRRVVTLMHKGNIMKYTEGAFMNWGYEVALSEFREYVVTEKEVAELYGGNPPPGKIVVNDRVADNMFQQIITRPWDYDVIVTPNLNGDYLSDAASALVGGIGIAPGLNAGDIFAFAEPVHGTAPKYAGKNVANPSATILAGAMLLEHIGWVEASELIWRAVEETIASGKMTQDLARHYENVKPLSTTEFTEAVIETIKRLR; from the coding sequence TTGATAGCCTCACTCGAGAAGATCAGGCCTCCTGATGAGGGTTCATTTATAGAGTATGTGGATGGAGCCTATAGAGTTCCTAGCAAGCCCATCATAGCCTATATAGAGGGTGATGGCATAGGCCCCGAGGTGGTTAGCTCTGCTAGGAGGGTTCTAGATGCTGCTGTTGAGAAGGTCTATGGAGGCTCTAGAAGGATTATCTGGTGGGAGCTCTACGCAGGCTATAAGGCTGAGAAGCTCTTCGGAACACTCCTCCCAGAGGATACTCTGAGGGGTATGATGCTCGCTAAGGTAACCCTTAAGGGTCCTCTGGAGACGCCTATCGGTACTGGACATAGATCTATAAATGTTGCTATTAGGCAGAAGCTAGATCTATATTCCAATATAAGGCCTGTGAGGTATTTCAGAGGAGTCCCGGCTCCAAGCAGATATGCGGAGAAGATCAACCTAGTTATCTTCAGAGAAAACACAGAAGACGTCTATGCTGGGATAGAGTGGCAGGCTGGTAGCAGGGAGGCTTTAAAGGTTATAGAGTTCCTACACAGGGAGTTCGGGATCGAATTAACACCAGATACAGGGATAGGTGTGAAGCCTATAAGCGAGTACAGGACTAAGAGGCATGTTAGGAAAGCCCTTAGATATGCGATCCAGCATAAGAGGAGGGTGGTGACCCTGATGCATAAGGGGAATATAATGAAGTATACAGAGGGGGCTTTCATGAACTGGGGCTACGAGGTTGCCCTCAGCGAGTTCAGAGAATATGTTGTTACCGAGAAGGAGGTTGCAGAGCTATATGGTGGAAACCCGCCACCAGGAAAGATCGTGGTGAACGATAGGGTTGCTGATAACATGTTCCAGCAGATCATAACAAGGCCCTGGGACTACGATGTGATAGTAACGCCGAACCTCAATGGAGACTATCTAAGCGATGCAGCAAGCGCCCTAGTAGGGGGTATAGGGATAGCCCCTGGCCTCAACGCAGGGGATATCTTCGCATTCGCCGAGCCGGTGCATGGCACAGCACCTAAGTACGCTGGTAAGAATGTGGCTAACCCCTCAGCAACCATCCTTGCAGGGGCCATGCTTCTAGAGCATATAGGCTGGGTAGAGGCTTCGGAGCTTATATGGAGGGCTGTTGAGGAGACAATAGCCTCTGGAAAGATGACCCAGGATCTTGCTAGACATTATGAGAATGTAAAGCCGCTATCAACAACAGAGTTTACAGAGGCAGTTATAGAGACTATTAAGAGGCTTAGATGA
- a CDS encoding SRPBCC domain-containing protein produces the protein MKLQYTGSFEVRSPKEKVYGFLTNPERVARAFPGVEKVEVSDENNFSVRATMGIGHLKGSMNFKLRFEEKKPYDHAKVVGRGMGLQSTADLSLSFDLEDLGGGVTRIKWIFEGNVGGLVGSLGGRLLDDVAKRLVDEVISNIKKAIEQGA, from the coding sequence TTGAAGCTCCAATATACAGGATCTTTCGAAGTGAGATCTCCCAAGGAGAAGGTATATGGGTTCCTAACAAATCCAGAGAGAGTAGCTAGAGCATTCCCAGGTGTTGAGAAGGTTGAGGTCTCGGATGAAAATAACTTCTCTGTCAGGGCTACGATGGGGATAGGACATCTCAAGGGTAGTATGAACTTCAAGCTAAGATTTGAGGAGAAGAAACCCTATGATCATGCGAAGGTTGTTGGCAGGGGTATGGGGCTTCAAAGCACAGCAGATCTCTCCCTATCATTCGATCTAGAAGATCTAGGTGGAGGTGTTACAAGGATAAAGTGGATCTTCGAGGGTAACGTAGGCGGGCTAGTAGGATCCCTTGGGGGTAGGCTGTTAGATGATGTTGCAAAGAGGCTTGTAGATGAGGTGATATCGAATATCAAGAAGGCAATTGAGCAAGGAGCATAG
- a CDS encoding substrate-binding domain-containing protein: MEEGLDIRVRYKPIIEIKGKPVVDEELISILAGVREKGSLLATSKSLGIPFSKAWERVSTVEKLAGRRLLNTRRGGKGGGGSKLTEFGEYLLKLYIDAKSRLEEAGLSAPSTLGGPGGGLVVAHSHDPLLSIILGRLSSRGVDVRGICIGSGLSLAMLSLGEADVSCTHLYDPETGIYNKPYLERLWLVDRVEMIGGYMRELVLAFRRDIGIDDLEEALEGIIAGRYRVAMRNRGSGTRVYLEQMLRKYSGKKGRGLEGIRISGEELYTHEEVCEAIASGKADVGLTLRYTAEKHGLRWIHVAWEEYECYALRDRMWKAGVEELRRLMSPQVVMGLAEIMPGYRVKS, from the coding sequence ATGGAGGAGGGTTTGGATATAAGGGTTAGGTATAAACCTATCATTGAGATCAAGGGGAAACCTGTTGTTGATGAAGAGCTCATATCGATCCTAGCTGGGGTGAGGGAGAAGGGGTCGTTATTAGCTACTTCAAAATCCCTCGGAATACCCTTTTCAAAGGCCTGGGAGAGGGTCTCTACTGTGGAGAAGCTAGCGGGGAGGAGGCTTTTAAACACTAGGAGGGGTGGGAAAGGGGGCGGTGGATCCAAGCTAACCGAGTTTGGAGAGTATTTGTTAAAGCTATATATAGATGCAAAGTCTAGGCTGGAGGAGGCAGGCCTCTCAGCACCCTCAACGCTGGGAGGGCCAGGGGGTGGGCTTGTGGTGGCTCACAGCCACGATCCACTTCTATCAATTATACTAGGTAGGCTCTCATCCAGGGGGGTTGATGTGAGGGGTATATGCATAGGATCTGGCTTATCCCTGGCAATGCTATCCCTAGGCGAGGCTGATGTCTCGTGTACACACCTCTACGATCCAGAGACGGGTATATATAACAAGCCCTATCTAGAGAGGCTCTGGCTCGTTGATAGAGTTGAGATGATAGGCGGATATATGAGGGAATTGGTTCTCGCATTTAGAAGGGATATTGGGATCGATGATCTTGAGGAGGCCCTCGAGGGTATAATAGCTGGGAGATATAGAGTTGCTATGAGGAACAGAGGGTCTGGGACTAGGGTCTATCTAGAGCAGATGCTGAGGAAATACTCTGGGAAAAAGGGTAGGGGGCTCGAGGGTATAAGGATCTCGGGTGAGGAGCTATATACCCATGAGGAGGTATGTGAGGCCATAGCCTCTGGAAAAGCTGATGTAGGGCTCACGCTGAGATATACAGCTGAGAAGCATGGCTTGAGATGGATCCACGTGGCTTGGGAGGAGTATGAGTGCTACGCTTTAAGGGATAGAATGTGGAAGGCAGGGGTTGAAGAGCTTAGAAGACTCATGAGCCCCCAGGTGGTTATGGGGCTAGCTGAGATAATGCCTGGGTATAGGGTGAAGAGCTAG
- a CDS encoding substrate-binding domain-containing protein, with protein MRLSRYLVAGIAVAVILSAIAIYYVANYLLSPQQVVLRVSTTTSLYATGLLDYLANEYRKSHSNVRIEFIAVGTGAALRIAEQGNSCMVFVHAPSLEKQYMDRGVIEGRRIIAYNFFILVGPKEDPAQANRSQSVVEAFKKIYQAGESGRAMFISRGDNSGTHVKELSIWNKTALDPKGRGWYKECGCGMDQDLVMANELKGYTLSDTGTYLQFKKEGRLFLIKR; from the coding sequence ATGAGGCTCTCCAGATATCTAGTAGCGGGAATAGCTGTGGCAGTGATCCTATCAGCGATAGCCATTTACTATGTAGCTAACTACCTCCTATCCCCACAACAGGTAGTGCTTAGAGTATCCACCACAACCTCTCTATATGCTACAGGCCTTCTAGATTATCTTGCCAATGAATATAGGAAGAGCCATAGCAATGTGAGGATAGAGTTCATAGCCGTTGGAACAGGCGCTGCGCTAAGGATAGCTGAGCAGGGGAACTCCTGCATGGTCTTCGTCCATGCTCCGAGCCTTGAGAAGCAATATATGGATAGAGGGGTTATAGAGGGGAGGAGGATAATTGCATATAACTTCTTCATACTAGTAGGCCCTAAGGAGGATCCTGCTCAGGCTAATAGATCTCAAAGCGTTGTTGAGGCATTCAAAAAGATCTATCAGGCTGGTGAGAGTGGGAGAGCGATGTTTATCTCGAGGGGGGATAACTCTGGAACGCATGTTAAGGAGCTCTCTATATGGAATAAAACAGCTCTGGATCCCAAGGGGAGGGGCTGGTATAAGGAGTGTGGCTGTGGCATGGATCAGGATCTAGTAATGGCTAACGAGCTGAAGGGATATACACTCAGTGACACAGGTACGTATCTCCAGTTTAAGAAAGAGGGAAGGCTGTTTCTGATTAAACGTTAA